One Bacteroidota bacterium genomic window carries:
- a CDS encoding Glu/Leu/Phe/Val dehydrogenase, with product MLETKENIQATQVDLFGQLSTFDHEQVVFCQDNHTGLKAIIAIHNTVLGPGLGGTRMWLYNNEKDAINDALRLSRGMTYKAAISGLNLGGAKAVIIGDAKTQKSEALFRKFGRFVENLNGKYITAEDVNTTTKDMEYVNMETEHVVGLPEWTGGGGDPSPVTAFGTYMGMKASAKQAWGNDSLAGKTVAVQGIGKVGFHLLEHLHNEGAKIYVTDLNQDILKKANDTFGAIVVPGDDIFGLDVDIFAPCAMGAILNDQTIPQLKCSIVAGAANNQQADEKVHGPMLKEKGILYAPDFVINAGGLINVYSEWTGYNKEKAYSQAENIYNTILNIYSHADAHNTHPQAAAIALAEKRIHDTMKLRSTY from the coding sequence ATGTTGGAAACTAAAGAAAACATTCAGGCCACACAGGTTGACCTATTTGGGCAACTTTCTACGTTCGATCACGAACAAGTAGTTTTTTGCCAAGACAACCACACCGGCCTAAAAGCCATTATTGCCATACACAACACGGTTTTGGGACCGGGGTTGGGTGGTACCCGCATGTGGCTTTATAACAACGAAAAGGATGCCATAAATGATGCTTTGCGTCTTTCTCGCGGAATGACGTATAAAGCTGCCATTAGCGGATTGAACCTTGGCGGAGCAAAAGCGGTTATTATTGGCGACGCTAAAACACAAAAGAGCGAAGCTCTTTTCCGTAAATTCGGGCGTTTTGTTGAGAACCTAAACGGTAAATACATCACTGCTGAAGACGTGAACACTACTACTAAAGATATGGAGTACGTGAACATGGAAACTGAGCACGTTGTAGGTTTGCCCGAGTGGACAGGCGGCGGCGGCGATCCTTCGCCCGTTACGGCTTTCGGTACTTACATGGGTATGAAGGCATCTGCCAAGCAAGCATGGGGTAACGACAGTTTGGCAGGCAAAACTGTGGCAGTACAAGGTATTGGTAAAGTAGGTTTCCACTTGTTGGAGCATTTGCACAACGAGGGAGCTAAAATTTATGTTACCGACCTTAACCAAGACATCCTTAAAAAAGCTAACGACACTTTTGGTGCTATTGTAGTACCCGGAGATGATATTTTTGGCTTAGACGTTGATATTTTTGCACCTTGTGCTATGGGTGCCATACTGAACGACCAAACTATCCCTCAATTGAAGTGCAGCATTGTGGCCGGCGCAGCTAACAACCAACAAGCTGACGAAAAGGTACACGGACCTATGCTGAAAGAAAAAGGCATTTTGTATGCACCTGACTTTGTAATTAATGCAGGTGGTTTGATTAACGTTTACAGCGAGTGGACAGGCTACAACAAAGAGAAAGCCTACTCACAAGCTGAGAATATTTACAACACCATTTTGAACATTTATTCTCACGCTGATGCGCACAATACTCACCCGCAAGCTGCTGCAATAGCACTTGCTGAGAAGCGTATTCACGATACAATGAAACTACGTTCAACGTATTAA